From Selenomonas ruminantium AC2024, a single genomic window includes:
- a CDS encoding homoserine dehydrogenase — MQKVIKIGLLGAGTVGSGVVKVLEMNRQQITERVGAELMIKKVLVRDCSKVRPFLANYQVTDKIEDILNDDEIEIVVELMGGLNPAKDYMLRAMEAGKNVVTANKDVVAQFGKEMFAKAEEKDVDFLFEASVGGGIPIITPLKQCLTANQVTEIMGIVNGTTNYMLTKMTECGSDYESVLKEAQEKGYAEANPSADVDGLDAARKAAILASLAFNTRVELKDVSVEGITKITPDDIEYAKNLGYVIKLLAVGKETQENGVDVRVHPVFLPKEHPLAAVNGVFNAIFVKGNAIGDAMFYGQGAGSLPTASAVVADVIEVSRDILHDNFGRVRCTCYEEKPICPLEKTKSSYYVRLLVDDKPGVLGYVATAFGNAGVSLESVIQTHRNIVDHAEIVAISHRVEHAQIEAALAALKALPVVDEIRSVIRVEQERG, encoded by the coding sequence ATGCAGAAGGTTATTAAGATAGGCTTGTTGGGAGCCGGGACTGTCGGCTCCGGCGTTGTTAAAGTGCTGGAGATGAATCGGCAGCAGATTACCGAGCGCGTGGGAGCAGAACTTATGATTAAAAAAGTTCTCGTGCGCGATTGCAGTAAGGTGCGCCCCTTTTTGGCGAACTATCAGGTCACGGATAAGATTGAAGACATCTTAAATGATGACGAAATCGAAATCGTTGTCGAGCTGATGGGCGGGTTGAATCCGGCCAAGGATTATATGCTCCGGGCAATGGAAGCAGGCAAGAATGTCGTGACCGCCAATAAAGATGTCGTGGCCCAGTTCGGCAAGGAAATGTTTGCCAAAGCCGAAGAAAAGGATGTGGACTTCCTCTTTGAAGCCAGTGTTGGCGGCGGCATTCCCATTATCACGCCCTTGAAGCAGTGCCTGACGGCCAATCAGGTGACGGAAATCATGGGCATTGTGAACGGTACGACCAACTATATGCTCACGAAAATGACGGAATGTGGCAGCGATTACGAAAGTGTCCTTAAGGAAGCACAGGAAAAAGGCTATGCCGAAGCTAATCCATCTGCGGACGTAGATGGTCTTGATGCGGCCCGCAAGGCGGCAATTCTCGCATCGCTGGCCTTTAATACCCGCGTGGAACTTAAAGATGTGTCCGTGGAAGGCATTACGAAAATCACCCCGGACGATATCGAATATGCCAAGAACCTTGGCTATGTGATTAAGCTGCTTGCCGTGGGCAAGGAAACCCAGGAAAATGGTGTGGATGTACGGGTACATCCGGTATTCCTGCCCAAGGAACATCCGCTGGCTGCAGTTAACGGCGTGTTCAATGCCATCTTCGTCAAGGGCAATGCCATCGGTGATGCCATGTTCTATGGTCAGGGCGCCGGTTCCCTGCCGACGGCATCCGCAGTTGTCGCGGATGTGATTGAAGTTTCCCGCGATATCCTGCATGATAACTTTGGTCGGGTACGCTGCACCTGCTATGAAGAAAAGCCCATCTGCCCGCTGGAGAAGACAAAGTCTTCGTATTATGTGCGCTTGCTCGTGGACGATAAGCCGGGCGTATTGGGCTATGTGGCTACGGCCTTCGGCAATGCCGGTGTAAGTTTGGAATCCGTTATCCAGACCCACCGCAATATCGTGGACCATGCCGAAATCGTGGCGATTTCCCATCGCGTGGAGCATGCCCAGATTGAAGCTGCGCTGGCAGCCTTAAAGGCTTTGCCTGTGGTAGATGAAATTCGCAGTGTCATTCGTGTTGAGCAGGAACGGGGGTAA
- a CDS encoding ACT domain-containing protein — protein sequence MNEQKSGFFLVREEILPEAIKKTIKVKEMLKRGDARTINEAVEKMELSRSAYYKYKDYVFPFYEASQNKIVTLTFLLEHKKGVLSSVLNTISQDSGSVMTINQGIPLQGVANATVSIETMNLSVDLEALLDKLRMVDGVKRLEVLGQA from the coding sequence ATGAACGAACAGAAAAGCGGATTTTTCCTCGTCCGTGAAGAAATTCTTCCGGAAGCTATCAAGAAAACCATCAAAGTAAAAGAAATGCTCAAGCGCGGCGATGCCCGCACCATCAATGAGGCTGTGGAGAAGATGGAACTCTCCCGCAGTGCCTACTACAAATACAAAGATTATGTGTTCCCCTTCTATGAAGCCAGCCAGAACAAGATTGTGACGCTGACTTTCCTTCTTGAGCACAAGAAGGGGGTTCTTTCCAGCGTGCTGAATACGATTTCCCAGGATTCGGGCAGCGTTATGACCATCAATCAGGGCATTCCTCTGCAGGGCGTGGCCAATGCCACCGTTTCCATTGAAACCATGAACCTCAGCGTAGACCTCGAAGCTTTGCTCGATAAGCTACGCATGGTGGATGGCGTGAAGCGTCTGGAAGTTCTTGGTCAGGCTTAA
- the plsY gene encoding glycerol-3-phosphate 1-O-acyltransferase PlsY, with protein sequence MSSMLLAGVLSYILGSIPNGLWLGKAIWHTDLREHGSHNIGATNAWRTLGKAAGTSIFLLDFAKGALSVYLGALLVGTPVFMIVCGILAIVGHSCSLFLKFKGGKGVATGLGVMVMLMPLPALIVFLIWLAIVKVTGYVSLGSIVAAACVPLLAWLMNYELPFILFGLLAAAFIIVRHHSNIGRLLKGTESKIQAAKR encoded by the coding sequence TCCCAACGGTCTGTGGCTGGGCAAAGCCATCTGGCATACGGACCTGCGAGAGCATGGCAGTCATAATATTGGGGCCACCAATGCCTGGCGTACTTTGGGCAAGGCCGCAGGAACGTCCATCTTCCTGCTGGACTTTGCCAAGGGTGCACTGAGCGTTTACCTTGGCGCTCTGCTTGTAGGCACGCCTGTCTTTATGATTGTCTGCGGCATTCTGGCCATTGTGGGCCATTCCTGCTCCCTGTTTCTGAAGTTCAAGGGGGGCAAGGGGGTGGCCACGGGCCTTGGTGTCATGGTAATGCTGATGCCCCTGCCGGCCTTAATCGTGTTCCTCATCTGGCTGGCCATTGTAAAGGTGACGGGCTATGTTTCCTTGGGTTCCATTGTGGCGGCGGCCTGCGTACCCCTACTGGCCTGGCTCATGAACTATGAACTGCCCTTTATTCTCTTTGGCCTGCTGGCGGCAGCCTTTATCATTGTCCGCCATCACAGTAACATTGGCCGTCTGCTGAAGGGCACGGAAAGTAAAATTCAGGCGGCAAAGCGCTGA